From Desulfonispora thiosulfatigenes DSM 11270, one genomic window encodes:
- a CDS encoding (Fe-S)-binding protein: protein MEALNSCKFYPKFRDEIIEKFVTDKNKFDSYTCLTCGACTGGCPYSDSELGTLDPRKFVRQCLMGLKDEVLNDNFIWKCNMCGRCTMDCPMGVDVAGIVRTLRGNFGLTSPGSLQKIVDDQINTGNQMAISEEDYLETLEWMEEELQEEMPDATIPIDKEGADFIFLWGPREIKYYTDDIMSIAKIINAAGASWTCSSKVFDATNYALFNGDDEAGKELAQRVSDELKRLKAKYVVVTECGHATRAFKWGPKVWLSEDDCFHTYNFMEMQHKWLKEGKIKVDKSLNNEIFTYHDPCNTARKEGIIDLPREIISEIMDQDNFIEMWPNRAYNLCCGGGGGLLALGKDYKDIRMEKGKLKADQIKNTGAKVCITPCHNCFDQLEEIVKHFEIDVEIKHMHHIVSNSLILNK, encoded by the coding sequence ATGGAAGCTTTGAACTCTTGTAAATTTTATCCTAAATTCCGTGATGAAATTATTGAAAAATTTGTAACTGATAAAAATAAATTTGATAGTTATACATGCTTAACTTGTGGTGCTTGTACAGGTGGCTGTCCTTATAGTGACTCAGAATTAGGAACATTAGACCCACGTAAATTTGTTCGTCAATGCTTAATGGGATTAAAAGATGAAGTTTTAAATGATAACTTTATCTGGAAATGTAATATGTGTGGTAGATGTACCATGGATTGCCCTATGGGTGTAGATGTAGCTGGTATAGTAAGAACTTTAAGAGGAAATTTTGGTCTTACTTCTCCAGGAAGTCTGCAAAAAATTGTTGATGATCAAATAAATACTGGTAACCAAATGGCTATTTCAGAAGAAGATTATTTAGAAACTTTAGAATGGATGGAAGAAGAATTACAAGAAGAAATGCCTGATGCTACTATTCCTATTGATAAGGAAGGCGCTGACTTTATCTTCTTATGGGGACCTAGAGAGATAAAATATTATACTGATGATATTATGAGTATTGCGAAAATTATTAATGCAGCTGGTGCTAGCTGGACTTGCAGCAGTAAAGTATTTGATGCTACAAATTATGCTCTCTTTAATGGCGATGATGAAGCTGGCAAAGAATTAGCTCAAAGGGTATCTGATGAATTAAAAAGATTAAAGGCTAAATATGTAGTTGTAACTGAATGTGGTCATGCTACAAGAGCATTTAAGTGGGGTCCTAAAGTATGGTTAAGCGAAGATGATTGCTTCCACACATACAACTTTATGGAAATGCAACATAAATGGCTTAAAGAAGGTAAAATTAAAGTTGATAAGTCCTTAAATAATGAGATCTTCACTTATCATGATCCTTGTAATACAGCTAGAAAAGAAGGAATTATAGACCTTCCACGTGAAATTATCTCAGAAATTATGGATCAAGATAACTTTATTGAAATGTGGCCAAATCGTGCATATAATTTATGCTGTGGTGGCGGCGGCGGATTACTTGCTTTAGGTAAAGACTATAAAGATATTCGTATGGAAAAAGGAAAGCTAAAAGCAGATCAAATTAAAAATACTGGCGCGAAAGTTTGCATCACCCCTTGCCATAATTGCTTTGACCAATTAGAAGAAATAGTTAAACACTTTGAAATAGATGTTGAAATCAAGCATATGCATCATATTGTTAGTAACTCTCTAATTCTTAATAAATAG
- a CDS encoding hydrogenase iron-sulfur subunit, with translation MSKENFEPVIVGFLCNWCSYAGADLAGVSRIQYPPNLRPIRVMCSGRVEPSFVLKAFQEGADGVLISGCHIGDCHYVDGNVKTLRRTPLTIKLLEQLGIEEERFMQTWVSAAEGEKFANVIDEMVTNIKKVGPYQKKTGNNIDALAEEVLSITEAAATEEGQCKGGHNHG, from the coding sequence ATGTCAAAAGAGAATTTTGAACCCGTAATAGTTGGTTTTCTTTGTAACTGGTGTAGTTATGCCGGAGCGGATCTTGCTGGTGTAAGTAGAATTCAATATCCTCCTAACCTTCGCCCTATTCGTGTAATGTGTTCTGGACGTGTAGAACCAAGCTTTGTTTTAAAGGCTTTCCAAGAAGGCGCTGACGGAGTTTTAATATCTGGATGTCATATAGGTGACTGTCACTATGTTGACGGTAATGTTAAAACATTAAGAAGAACACCTTTAACAATAAAATTACTTGAACAGTTAGGAATCGAAGAAGAAAGATTCATGCAAACTTGGGTTTCAGCTGCTGAAGGTGAAAAATTTGCTAATGTAATTGATGAAATGGTCACAAACATTAAAAAAGTTGGACCATACCAAAAGAAAACTGGTAATAATATAGATGCTTTAGCTGAAGAAGTGCTATCAATTACTGAAGCTGCTGCTACTGAAGAAGGACAATGCAAAGGAGGTCATAATCATGGCTAA
- a CDS encoding oxidoreductase, with translation MAKLKLAINWAAGCGGCDVAILDTNEKLLDIAEVADIVFWPIAMDFKVEDLEKMEPGSIDLCFFNGGIRNSKEEGLARLLREKSKVMVAFGACASWGGIPALANMNTRDEIFHTVYQDTHTTINEKNVYPKPVSCVPEGELHIPELYQRVWSLDQVLDVDYFVPGCPPTPQTIWNAIEIILSGKLPPKGSVIGAGKKSLCDTCKRTKTKKTINKFYRPHEIITDPEICLLEQGVVCSGPVTREGCGHLCINNNMPCRGCYGPSEKVNDHGASLLNAVASIMDASNEAAASKLSGDFDDPAGTVYRFSLAKSLVFDYNKEAKKND, from the coding sequence ATGGCTAAATTAAAACTAGCAATTAACTGGGCTGCCGGCTGTGGTGGATGCGACGTTGCTATTTTAGACACTAATGAAAAACTCTTAGATATTGCTGAAGTAGCTGATATTGTATTCTGGCCTATCGCAATGGACTTTAAAGTGGAAGATTTAGAAAAGATGGAACCTGGTTCTATTGACTTATGCTTCTTTAATGGTGGTATTAGAAACTCTAAAGAGGAAGGCTTAGCTAGACTTCTAAGAGAAAAGTCAAAAGTAATGGTCGCTTTTGGAGCATGTGCATCGTGGGGCGGTATCCCTGCACTTGCTAATATGAATACTCGTGATGAAATTTTCCACACAGTATATCAAGACACGCATACTACAATAAATGAAAAAAATGTATATCCAAAACCTGTTTCATGTGTGCCAGAAGGAGAACTTCACATACCTGAATTATATCAACGCGTTTGGAGTTTAGATCAAGTTTTAGATGTTGATTATTTTGTACCTGGGTGCCCTCCTACCCCACAAACAATATGGAATGCAATAGAGATAATTCTTTCTGGTAAATTACCTCCTAAGGGAAGCGTTATTGGAGCAGGAAAGAAATCGCTTTGTGATACATGTAAACGTACAAAAACCAAAAAAACAATTAATAAATTTTATCGTCCTCATGAGATAATTACAGATCCTGAAATTTGCTTGTTAGAGCAAGGTGTAGTATGTTCAGGTCCTGTAACTAGAGAAGGTTGCGGACATTTATGTATCAATAATAATATGCCTTGCAGAGGATGCTATGGTCCATCAGAAAAAGTAAATGATCATGGCGCTAGCCTTTTAAATGCTGTAGCTAGTATCATGGATGCAAGTAACGAAGCTGCTGCTAGTAAATTATCTGGAGACTTTGATGATCCAGCTGGTACTGTATATAGATTTAGTTTAGCAAAATCACTTGTTTTCGATTATAACAAGGAGGCGAAAAAAAATGACTAA